One region of Collinsella aerofaciens ATCC 25986 genomic DNA includes:
- a CDS encoding cobyric acid synthase produces MGRAKPIMIQGTMSNAGKSLLAAGLCRVLSQDGLRVAPFKSQNMALNSGVTADGLEMGRAQIMQAEACGIAPDVRMNPILLKPESDHRSQLIVAGKAQGAFAARDYFARKKALMPQILEAFDSLAEENDVIVIEGAGSPVEINLAENDIVNMGLARAVSSPVLLAGDIDPGGVFAQLYGTVALFAPEDRALLRGLVVNKFRGDVEILRPGLAPLEKMCGVPVVGVVPYLTLDLDDEDSLAPRLSAREARGVIDVAVVRLPHLSNFTDFDPLSRVPGVGVRYVSSTTDLGRPDLVVLPGSKSTLDDARWLAASGIGACVRALSGAGTPVLGICGGYQLLGDELSDPHGREGAGTARGLGLIPASTVFKEEKRLAQSELRITGAQGAFSVWNGMTARGYEIHDGETTVSCAPAGTIGGNLEGAACGNVFGTYLHGLFDEPGVALALARSLARMRGLPESVVGAEGAVSAADHRAREFDRLADSVRGALDMEYVYRIIEEGV; encoded by the coding sequence GTGGGTAGGGCGAAGCCCATCATGATCCAGGGCACCATGTCGAACGCGGGGAAGAGCCTGCTTGCGGCGGGGCTGTGCCGTGTGCTTTCGCAGGACGGCCTGCGCGTGGCTCCCTTCAAGAGCCAGAACATGGCGCTAAACAGCGGTGTCACGGCCGATGGGCTCGAGATGGGGCGCGCCCAGATCATGCAGGCCGAGGCGTGCGGCATCGCGCCCGACGTGCGCATGAACCCCATCCTGCTCAAGCCCGAAAGCGACCACCGAAGCCAGCTCATCGTGGCCGGCAAGGCGCAGGGAGCCTTCGCTGCGAGGGACTACTTCGCGCGAAAGAAGGCGCTCATGCCGCAGATTTTGGAGGCGTTCGATTCGCTCGCGGAGGAAAACGACGTCATCGTCATCGAGGGCGCCGGCAGCCCCGTCGAAATCAACCTTGCCGAAAACGACATCGTCAACATGGGGCTCGCGCGCGCCGTGTCCTCCCCCGTGCTGCTCGCGGGCGACATCGACCCAGGCGGGGTATTTGCCCAGCTCTACGGCACGGTCGCGCTCTTTGCGCCCGAGGATCGCGCTCTTTTGCGGGGGCTTGTGGTGAACAAGTTCCGCGGCGATGTGGAAATCCTCCGCCCGGGTTTGGCCCCGCTCGAGAAGATGTGCGGGGTTCCCGTGGTGGGGGTCGTGCCGTATCTTACGCTCGACCTGGACGACGAGGACTCGCTCGCGCCGCGCCTATCTGCCCGCGAGGCGCGCGGCGTCATCGACGTCGCCGTCGTGCGCCTTCCGCACCTGTCGAACTTCACCGACTTCGACCCGCTTTCGCGCGTGCCCGGCGTGGGCGTGCGCTACGTTTCCTCGACGACCGATCTGGGCCGGCCCGACCTCGTGGTGCTCCCCGGCTCGAAGTCCACGCTCGACGACGCGCGCTGGCTTGCGGCTAGCGGCATCGGAGCCTGTGTACGCGCGCTTTCGGGCGCGGGCACGCCGGTGCTCGGCATATGCGGAGGCTACCAGCTTTTGGGAGACGAGCTTTCCGATCCGCACGGCAGGGAAGGCGCTGGCACCGCGCGCGGGCTCGGGCTCATCCCTGCAAGTACGGTGTTCAAGGAGGAAAAGCGCCTCGCCCAGTCGGAGCTGCGCATCACGGGCGCCCAAGGCGCGTTTTCGGTGTGGAACGGCATGACGGCGCGCGGGTACGAGATTCACGACGGCGAAACGACCGTCTCCTGCGCCCCTGCGGGCACGATTGGCGGCAACCTAGAAGGCGCGGCCTGCGGAAACGTGTTCGGAACCTATCTCCACGGCCTGTTCGACGAACCGGGGGTGGCACTCGCCCTCGCGCGCTCGCTCGCGCGCATGCGCGGCCTGCCCGAGAGCGTCGTGGGTGCTGAGGGCGCGGTGTCCGCGGCCGATCATCGTGCGCGCGAGTTCGACCGCCTGGCCGACTCCGTGCGCGGGGCGCTCGACATGGAGTATGTCTACCGCATTATCGAGGAGGGCGTATGA
- a CDS encoding cob(I)yrinic acid a,c-diamide adenosyltransferase: MIHVYHGDGKGKTTAAMGLALRMLAAGRRVVVVQFLKDGESGEVRLLAEHFGVLVFAGKASDKFTWSMTSEELAATRELHDGNLAFALAELEDVQEGLLVLDEALDALSKGLVDEALVDRALDMSARGVEVALTGRAPSRKIVEKADYITEMRCEKHPYVQGICAREGVEY; this comes from the coding sequence ATGATCCACGTGTATCATGGCGACGGCAAAGGCAAGACCACGGCGGCGATGGGCCTCGCCCTTCGCATGCTCGCCGCAGGCCGCCGCGTCGTCGTCGTGCAGTTCCTGAAAGACGGCGAAAGCGGGGAGGTGCGCCTGCTCGCCGAGCATTTCGGCGTGCTCGTGTTCGCGGGGAAGGCGTCGGACAAGTTTACCTGGTCGATGACGTCGGAAGAACTTGCCGCGACGCGCGAGCTGCACGATGGGAACCTCGCTTTCGCGCTCGCCGAGCTCGAGGACGTGCAGGAGGGGCTGCTCGTGCTCGACGAGGCGCTCGACGCGCTTTCGAAGGGGCTTGTCGACGAGGCGCTCGTGGATCGCGCGCTCGATATGTCCGCGCGCGGCGTCGAAGTAGCGCTTACCGGGCGCGCGCCTTCCCGCAAGATCGTGGAGAAGGCCGACTACATAACCGAGATGCGGTGCGAGAAACACCCCTACGTGCAGGGGATATGTGCAAGGGAAGGAGTGGAGTACTAG
- a CDS encoding precorrin-8X methylmutase: MDSKEMAPGDIERRSFEIITEELGGRTFPPLEEPVVKRVIHTTADFSYADSLVFTHDAAHCALDALRAGATVLTDTNMALAGISKPALAKLGCKAVCYMADPDVAAAARAAGTTRAVASMDKACGIEGPLIVAVGNAPTALLRLAELMDAGKIAPALVVGVPVGFVNVVEAKEELLARRVPAIVARGRKGGSTVTAAIMNALLYQITRPGGPK, from the coding sequence ATGGATTCCAAGGAGATGGCGCCCGGCGACATCGAGCGGCGCAGCTTCGAGATCATTACCGAAGAGCTCGGCGGCCGCACGTTCCCGCCGCTCGAAGAGCCCGTCGTGAAGCGCGTCATCCACACCACTGCCGACTTCTCGTACGCCGATTCCCTCGTGTTCACCCATGACGCCGCGCACTGTGCGCTCGACGCACTGCGCGCAGGGGCCACGGTGCTCACCGACACGAACATGGCGCTCGCAGGCATAAGCAAGCCCGCGCTCGCGAAGCTCGGCTGCAAGGCCGTGTGCTACATGGCCGACCCTGATGTCGCCGCGGCTGCGCGCGCCGCGGGCACGACTCGCGCCGTTGCGAGCATGGACAAAGCTTGCGGCATCGAGGGTCCGCTCATCGTGGCTGTCGGCAACGCTCCCACAGCACTTCTGCGCCTCGCCGAGCTCATGGACGCGGGGAAGATCGCGCCCGCGCTCGTCGTTGGGGTGCCGGTCGGGTTTGTGAACGTTGTCGAGGCGAAAGAGGAGCTACTCGCACGACGCGTGCCAGCCATCGTCGCGAGGGGTCGCAAGGGCGGCTCGACCGTGACGGCCGCCATTATGAACGCGCTGCTCTACCAGATCACGCGCCCAGGCGGCCCGAAGTGA
- the cobK gene encoding precorrin-6A reductase encodes MTAPASAPALRIFAGTTEGRLLCEWASGAGIPARAYAATEYGGELLGELPGIEVHAGRLDEADMERELFGARIVVDATHPFATLASGNIRAASLAVGARCLRLARPAEALPKGVVPVASIACAARFLSENPGRALLTTGSKELAPYTRVADFAERFFVRVLPLPGAIAKCIDAGFSPSHVIGMQGPFTRELNEAMLRQVGAQWLVTKDSGTVGGTAEKLAAARDAGARCIVVTRPAEGGGALSLREMEDVLLREFAR; translated from the coding sequence GTGACGGCGCCCGCATCCGCGCCGGCGCTGCGCATCTTCGCCGGCACCACCGAGGGCCGCCTTCTGTGCGAATGGGCGAGCGGGGCGGGCATCCCCGCCCGTGCCTACGCGGCAACCGAGTACGGAGGCGAGCTTTTGGGCGAGCTTCCGGGCATCGAGGTGCATGCGGGCAGGCTCGACGAGGCCGACATGGAGCGCGAGCTTTTCGGCGCGCGCATCGTCGTCGACGCCACGCACCCCTTCGCTACGCTCGCAAGCGGCAACATCCGGGCCGCTTCGCTCGCCGTGGGTGCACGATGCCTGCGCCTTGCGCGCCCGGCCGAGGCGCTGCCCAAAGGCGTCGTGCCGGTCGCGTCGATTGCCTGCGCGGCGCGCTTTCTCTCCGAGAACCCGGGTCGCGCGCTTCTCACGACGGGGAGCAAGGAGCTTGCTCCCTACACGCGTGTCGCCGATTTCGCGGAGCGCTTCTTCGTGCGTGTGCTCCCGCTGCCCGGTGCTATAGCGAAGTGCATCGACGCGGGGTTTTCGCCGTCGCACGTCATCGGCATGCAGGGGCCCTTTACCCGCGAGCTCAACGAAGCAATGCTTCGGCAGGTGGGCGCCCAGTGGCTTGTGACCAAGGACTCGGGAACCGTAGGCGGCACGGCCGAGAAGCTCGCCGCCGCGCGCGACGCGGGAGCGCGCTGCATCGTGGTCACCCGTCCCGCCGAGGGAGGCGGGGCCCTTTCGCTTCGGGAAATGGAAGACGTGCTTTTACGGGAGTTCGCGCGCTAG
- a CDS encoding ABC transporter permease, with translation MSARDLIQEALHSLEANKGRSLLTILGIVIGIASVIAMTSLIGGIQNSLVNSLGLNAARMVQIYSSQELTESDIEKLQKLMPQIEQIGIVDSAYTEYKTGDKSYTVMAQGVDSDMLDAVGASKLVAGRTYSQAESQSGSRVALISRGGADQLYGNEQDALGKTIKVANGEVQIVGVIDGGSDSMGSLTLYMPRETISGLFGDENPSFPSVTALAAEGTDMDELCKTIESKVRAMKGIAEDDEYDSVSATSMKSAIDALNSFMGAFSLIMGAVASISLLVGGIGIMNMMLTNVTERIREIGIRRALGASRRDITAQFLAESSALCVTGGLLGVLIGYLLAWGLTFFAASSGIMSEFGATGTITPSFSITTVLIAFAVSVGIGVIFGFYPARRAAKLDPVECLRYQ, from the coding sequence ATGAGCGCCCGCGATCTCATCCAGGAAGCCCTTCACTCGCTCGAGGCCAACAAGGGGCGCAGCCTGCTCACCATCCTGGGCATCGTCATTGGCATAGCCTCGGTTATCGCCATGACTTCGCTCATCGGCGGCATCCAAAACAGCCTGGTCAACAGTCTGGGCCTCAATGCGGCACGCATGGTGCAAATCTATTCGTCGCAAGAACTCACCGAGTCGGACATCGAGAAGCTTCAAAAACTGATGCCGCAGATAGAGCAGATCGGCATTGTCGACAGCGCCTATACCGAGTATAAGACCGGCGATAAAAGCTATACCGTCATGGCACAGGGTGTCGATAGCGACATGCTCGACGCCGTGGGGGCCAGCAAGCTCGTTGCGGGGCGTACCTATTCCCAGGCCGAGTCTCAATCAGGCTCGCGCGTGGCGCTCATCAGCCGCGGCGGCGCCGATCAGCTTTACGGCAACGAACAGGATGCGCTGGGGAAAACCATCAAGGTGGCCAACGGCGAGGTGCAGATTGTAGGCGTGATTGATGGCGGCAGCGACTCCATGGGCTCGCTCACGCTGTATATGCCACGCGAGACCATCTCCGGGCTGTTTGGCGACGAAAATCCTTCATTCCCCAGCGTGACGGCACTTGCCGCCGAGGGCACGGACATGGATGAGCTTTGTAAGACCATCGAGTCCAAGGTGCGCGCGATGAAGGGCATCGCGGAGGATGATGAGTACGACAGTGTATCGGCGACCTCCATGAAAAGCGCTATCGATGCACTCAACTCCTTTATGGGCGCATTCTCGCTCATCATGGGTGCTGTCGCCAGCATCTCGCTGCTTGTCGGCGGTATCGGCATTATGAATATGATGCTCACCAACGTGACTGAGCGCATTCGCGAGATCGGCATCCGCCGCGCTCTGGGCGCCAGTCGTCGCGATATCACCGCGCAGTTTTTGGCCGAGTCCTCGGCGCTGTGCGTCACCGGCGGACTGTTGGGTGTCCTGATTGGCTATCTACTGGCATGGGGACTCACGTTCTTTGCCGCAAGCTCGGGCATCATGAGCGAGTTTGGAGCTACCGGGACGATCACGCCAAGCTTCTCCATTACGACAGTGTTGATCGCGTTTGCCGTATCGGTCGGCATCGGCGTAATCTTTGGCTTCTACCCCGCTCGCCGCGCAGCAAAGCTCGACCCGGTGGAGTGCCTACGCTACCAGTAA
- a CDS encoding ABC transporter ATP-binding protein — protein sequence MRPVIDIRNVHRIFESEAGCAHILHNVSLAVNPGEFVAITGPSGSGKSTLMNILGCLDKPTAGDYYLQGLNVAELDDDELTEVRALSIGFVFQSFNLLPRLTVIENVMLPLAYTNVPRSQREMRAVHALQAVTLPVDHWDHRISELSGGQMQRVAIARALVNDPPIILADEPTGNLDSATGALVMETFHKLQKRGKTIVLITHDPGIAAEADRAVTIRDGRIHDGAYIPHAPRTLRGAVDSLPMISASINPPKGVMA from the coding sequence ATGCGCCCCGTCATCGACATTCGCAACGTGCACCGCATCTTTGAGAGCGAGGCAGGTTGCGCCCACATCCTGCACAACGTGAGCCTGGCGGTAAATCCCGGCGAATTCGTCGCTATCACTGGCCCCTCGGGCTCGGGCAAATCAACGCTCATGAACATCCTGGGCTGCCTGGATAAGCCGACGGCGGGCGACTATTACCTGCAAGGGCTCAACGTGGCCGAGCTCGATGATGACGAGCTCACCGAAGTTCGCGCCCTGAGCATTGGCTTCGTCTTTCAGAGCTTCAACCTGCTGCCGCGCCTAACGGTCATCGAAAACGTGATGCTGCCGCTGGCCTACACCAATGTGCCCCGTAGCCAGCGCGAGATGCGCGCCGTCCACGCGCTGCAGGCCGTCACGCTACCGGTCGACCACTGGGACCACCGCATATCCGAGCTCTCGGGCGGCCAGATGCAGCGTGTCGCCATCGCGCGCGCCCTCGTTAATGACCCGCCCATCATTTTGGCTGACGAACCGACGGGAAACCTGGACTCCGCCACTGGAGCGCTTGTAATGGAGACCTTCCATAAGCTCCAGAAGCGCGGCAAAACCATCGTGCTCATCACACACGACCCCGGCATCGCCGCCGAGGCCGACCGTGCCGTGACCATCCGCGACGGTCGCATTCACGACGGCGCGTATATTCCACATGCACCGCGGACCCTGCGTGGCGCCGTAGATAGCCTGCCCATGATTTCCGCCTCCATCAACCCGCCGAAAGGAGTGATGGCATGA